The window aagtactggaatttcagctttagcatcatttcttccaaagaacaccccaggactgatctcctttagaatggattggttggatttccttgcagtgcaagggactctcaagagtcttctccaacaccacagttcaaaagtatcaattcttcggcactcagcattcttcacagtccaactctcacatccatacatgaccactggaaaagccatagccttgactagatggacctttgttggcaaagtaatgtctctgcttttgaatatgctatctagatgtATATAACAATGACATATATGTTGGATTTAAGTCATTTATCAGAATATAAGATGAAACCACTGAACATTAAAAATGACAAAGGTACTTCTTACTGGCCTTTAGCTTATTTGACTTTTAATGGGGATAGGAAGGAGTACAATTAGAAAAGAGCAGTTGGCACTCAAACTCTCTTTctctcaaatttttcttttctcagtgaaGCTTGGGCTTTAACTTTGCCAATGCCCCCTGATTAGTGCACACTCTGTGATCAGCAAAACCTTCCAAGTTTGTACAACCTAGACCCTGATGGTGACAGCAACTGGAAAAATGAGTAGAAACACTGAAAACAGTTGAAACAAACAAATTGAAATTTAGCAAAGCAAAGtgtatttatgtttaaaatttagattttaaaaaacctaaTTCTTTGTATACTGGACATAGCTTTGGGTGCCATTCACTTGAAAAGAATAAGGGATCAATTCTTTTTTAACGCAATAAAACTCACAAAGTAAGTGACTGGTTAATAATGATATTAGTTTCAGATTGCACTTGGAGAAACACAATGTCTAGAGTATGATCAGTAACAAATCCAATAACATTATTTTCTAATACTAGTTCCATGGAACTACAAAGCTACAAATATGAGGAAGTGTGAATGAACCAATACTTCATCATATGTTAAACTGATCACCATAGTCACAAGCAGCCTAATTCACTTAACCTGTCAATTCACACAAATATTACCATTTTCTACCTGTGCAATTAGGTTAAGAAGCACTGTGCTACACTTTAATTATTTCTGGAGTTTGGAGTTTAGTTATGGATATTCTTTTTAAGGAGAGATATTGAcaagataaaaagcaaataaagactgtgtaaaatttgaaatatatttgaggGTGTTGGGATAATTAACAGATTTCATCATATAtctcaagggactctaaagagacAAATGACATTTTATATATGGCATTTGAAAgatctacccaaagcaatctatagattcaatgcagtccctatcaagctaccaacagcattcttcacagagctagaacaaataatttcacaatttgtatgtaaatacaaaaaacctcgaatacccaaagcgatcttgagaaagaagaatggaactggaggaatcaacctacctgacttcaggctctactgcaaagccacagtcatcaagacagtatggtactggcacaaagacagaaatatagatcaatggaacaaaatagaaagcccagagataaatccacgcacatatggacaccttatctttgacaaaggaggcaagaatatacaatggattaaagacaatctctttaacaagtggtgctgggaaatctggtcaaccacttgtaaaagaatgaaactagaacactttctaacaccatacacaaaaataaactcaaaatggattaaagatctcaatgtaagaccagaaactataaaactcctagaggagaacataggcaaaacactctctgacatacatcacagcaggatcctctatgacccacctcccagaatattgaaaataaaagcaaaaataaaaaaatgggacctaattaaccttaaaagcttctgcacatcaaaggaaactattagcaaggtgaaaagacagccttcagaatgggagaagataatagcaaatgaagcaactgacaaacaactaatctcgagaatatacaagcaagtcctacagctcaactccagaaaaataaatgacccaatcaaaaaatgggccaaagaactaaatagacatttctccaaagaagacatacagatggctaacaaacacatgaaaagatgctcaacatcactcattatcagagaaatgcaaatcaaaaccactatgaggtaccatttcacaccagtcagaatggctgcgatccaaaagtctacaagtaataaatgctggagagggtgtggagaaaagggaaccctcttacactgttggtgggaatgcaaactagtacagccactatgaagaacagtgtgcagattctttaaaaaactggaaatagaactgccttatgatccagcaatcccactgctgggcatacacactgaggaaaccagaagggaaagagacacgtgtaccccaatgttcatcgcagcactgtttataatagccaggacatggaagcaacctagatgtccatcagcagatgaatggataagaaagcagtggtacatatacacaatggagtattactcagccattaaaaagaatacatttgaatcagttctaatgaggtggatgaaactggagcctattatacagagtgaagtaaaccagaaagaaaaacaccaatacagtatactaacgcatatatatggaatttagaaagatggtaacaataaccctgtgtacgagacagcaaaagagacactgatgtacagaacagtcttatggactctgtgagagagggagagggtggtaagatttgggagaatggcattgaaacgtgtataatatcatgtatgaaacgagttgccagtccaggttcgatgcacgatactggatgcttggggctggtgcactgggatgacccagagggatggaatggggagggaggagggaggagggttcaggatggggaacacatgtatacctgtggcggattcattttgatatttggcaaaactaatacaattatgtaaagtttaaaaataaaattaaataaaaaaaagggataaccataaaaaaaaagaatataaggaaaatattctaaacctttgagttctttttttttaatataaatttatttattttaactggaggctaattactttacaatattgtattggttttgccatacatcaacatgaatctaccatgggcgtatacgtgttccccatcctgagcccccctctcacctccctccccataccatccctctgggtcatcccagtgcaaaaTGTCTATTCTTAATCACTAAATACACTCAAACAAACTCAGTTCACATCTGATTCCTTCCAGTTTCCGAAACTTACATTCAAATTCTGAAATTGTTCATTTTCTGGAGTAAGTCAAATTCTCTCAACTTGTCTAGATTTTTACTTGCTCATGTTTTCACATGAAATAAGTCTCACCACCTCATTCATCTCTATTATCTGCTAAACAGTTTTTCTTTACTAATCTCATTTACATCTAATGTCCTCATAGTAGTAGTAGTGagagctgctcagtcatgtctgactctttgcgaccccttatactctagcccaccaggcttcactgtccatgggattctccaggcaagaatactggagtgggttgccattttcttctccagggcatcttcccaacccaagtattaatcccaggtcttctgcattgtacagcagattctttaccacctgagccacaagaaaagcaaaaatcctTAGACTCCTTCTAATTGATTAGATTTTCTTACTACATGCTCAAGAATCTTTCATTTCTAAACAGCACATTTTCAGACTCCAGCTGCACTATAAGTCAAATGATGAACAAATCTGACTTAGTCTCCTCTATATCCAAGAAAATAGCCCACATCTGGCACATCACAGCAAGTTTAAAAACATGGTTTATGAATAAATTGATAATTATATGAATGAAGAAGTTGTGGAATATTTGCCTGAATGCCAATGATTATTACTTTCATAATTGAAGTCTCAAATATCAAGTACAAAATTAACACACTCACCTTTCTTTGTTCCTAGAAATCAATGCCAAATCTATTTCACAATGTGTTCTCAGGGAAGAATAGCGTTAGTGTGGGGAGTGATAGGTACCCAGCATTCTGCTGTCTTTACTGCGGGGAGAGCAGGTCTGACAGCCTTGGTATTAAGAGTCAATTTTGAAGCTGTTCTGCATCACACATCAGCATCTCCAATTCTAATCCTTCAGTGTTGTTTCTTCAGGGTAGCAAACATCCTGACCTTTCTCAGTTCTCCCCTGAGCTCTTGTGATCACCATACTATGAGGTTTGTACTGGATTTAGATATACCAAACAATAAATAACATGGAGTCAAATACTCCCCAAGGATTTTCATTTCTCAAGAGACTGGCTCTTGAGAAAAGCAATTGCAGGTGACGGGTCCCCAGTTACCCAACATTTTCTTTCAAAAGGTATTATTTGTCAATCCTGAACTTACCAATTAGTGATAAAGATTTGTTCACGGGATCTCCTGAggattttgttaaaatgcagatcctGATCCAGCCAGTCTAAGTTGGAtctgaaattctgcatttcttACAAGCTCCTACCAGTGCTGTGGATTCATGGTCCAGACTGCGAATAGCAGATTTAGAGTATCAGGACATATTCCGACAATTTATCTTACTGTTAATAAAGCCAGAAAGCTTTAATAATGAATTAATATCATTTTTCATgtagtaaatatatttaatttttatagaaataggTGATATagataattgatttaaaaatgaaatctatatataattgaattttaTAATTATGGGGCAAGGATTCAGAATATTGATGTAGTATTTGgggttttttaataaaaagtaataatttttattataataatttcactaataataataattaatatcacTAATAATTTTACTTGTTAAATTGTATATTTAATGAAATAGTTTCTTATTAGGcaattatatttcataaaatatatttttttatatatacttttgctttttttccaaagCTGGAATAACTGGAGGCAGTCTTAGATTTTAGCATGATATAAGATAAATTGGAAACTCACATTAGGGAGCACttataaaatatgattaaatatattaggttcaattattttttaaagatttacagTTGGGTGACACAGTGCTTCTCAATCATTTTTCCACAATGAAACTGTCAAAAAACTCAATCATTTTCTCAAATGAAATAAGCTTCAATTATACTAGAGCTTGCCATGAGAGAATATGGTAAACAGTTACCCGTTCAAAGATAGGGCATAGTGTTTATATTTCATAAATCAttcattatttgttatttttattgaaatataatttctttacaatgttagttttttctttataacaaatgatatttgtttttctgtttctgctttacttCACTCTATAGGACAGATTCTAGGTCcttccacatctctacaaataatagcataataaaatatattactataattttcttcatcatcatcattgctGTAGTTTTGCTTTATTGtagttcattaaaaataaaacaaaggctcTGTTAATCctcaataacattttattttattcttccattTCTCCATTCATAATCTTTGTAATATACCTTTGAAGAAGTGTCCAGGAAAAGAATGTTAGAGATGAGTTATATGAGGAAGTGTCACTGaagctataaatatttaaataacaaatCTAACTCACAGCAAATTATTACTATGACATCACGATACAGATTCAATTCATGAATGTTTTCTACTGTCCAGAATTTTCCTCAGAGCAAACTTGACATCTTTATTCCGCAGACTATAGATCAAGGGATTCAGCATGGGCACAAGGATGGTATAAAACACAGAGGACACTTTCCCTTGGTCCATGGAGCTCACAGATGATGGCTGCAGATACATAAATGCTGCAGATCCATAGAAAATGGCAACACCTAAGAGGTGGGAACTGCAGGTGCTGAAGGCTTTAGACCTGCCCTTGTTGGAGTGGATTTGGAGGATGTTGGAGAGGATAAAAATGTAGGAGGCAAGGATAGTTAAGGCAGGAGTCAGGAGGTTAAATGCACTCAAGAATATGACCAATAATTCATTGATATAGATGCTGGAACAGGATAGCTCAAAGAGTGGGAAGAGATCACAGAAATAATGGTTAACCACATTGTTCTTGCAGAAAAAGAGTCTCAACATAAATCCTGTATGGACTGTGGATCCAATGATGGCCAAAATATAAACTCCCACTGTGAGGCAGAAGCAGATGTGATAAGACATGGTGACATTGTAAACCAAGGGGTTACAGATGGCAGCATAGCGGTCATATGCCATTGCAGCCAACATGTGACACTctgcaataataaaaacaatgaagaaatacaaCTGAGTCATGCATTCAGGATAGGAGATGATGTTCTGCTTTGTCACAAAGTTCACAAGCATTTTGGGGGTGACAACAGTGGAATGACAGAGATCAATATAGGATAAATTGGTAAGGAaatagtacatgggggtgtgcaggtGAGAACTGAGCCCTATCAGTGTGATCATGCCCAGGTTCCCCACCACCGTGACCACATAGATTcctaggaagaggaggaaaaggggcagcTGGAGTTGTGACTGTTCTGTGAGCCCAGCGAGGATGAACTCCGTCACTGAGGAGTGATTTCCTGCAGCCATTTCTCTCTGGGTAGTTTCTGAAGGGGAGAGAGTAAGAGACAGTTTTTGGATTCATGATTTTTCTATGCCCCCTATTAATGGCAAATTACATAGAAAATTAATCATTTGAATTTTCTCTTGGTTTCTGTGAATAATTTTAACTCTGGATAAGTTTACCTAAGTAATACTTTCTTAATTAAATGTTTTTGCACCTTTATATTAAAGGTATTAAATTATCTAATTTAAAAGTATGTCAGACCTCTGGCTGATTATCAGTTTAGGTTTTTGAGTGATTACTCCTTAGTTTGaacatttcatttatctttaaatgtttttttctaaagTGTGGTTTGCAGACTTGAAAACTTAGAAGACCTATTAAAAATGACAGAAGCTGATTGAGCATCAACCTAGAAAGAGCAAATCCCATATAAGTGCAAAATCTTTTATTCACCAGCAACTGATTTCTGCCAGAGGTGAAAAGAGACGCATTATTACtagatttcagaattatttttctgaaaatcaaaAACTTGGGTTTCTACATAAAATCATCAGATTTTTAATATTGTTCTTGAATTAAAATAACACAGACAACTTTCATTGTGCATATATGATACCTGAATTGTCTCACCTTTAACCTGCTTATGGTCCAAATGCCTCTGTCTTTATTTGAGATAAGAAATATAGTGCTTAAGTGAATATGCCTTAAAGTCCAAGTGTATGTGTTCTTCTACTGACCTATCATTTACAGTTGATAAACCTGGAAAAGTAAAATAACTTCATTATTTAATTAACAAGGTTTAACACTCTGAAAATGGTAATAATTGTTGTTATAATATGTTATCAATTGAAAATAAGAGATAATCATACACttcaaaatacatagaaaaatcaGTTACAATGTTTAagacatttttatctttcattaagAGGGTATAAAAACAGTCATAAAATTAGAGGATATAGAATAATAGATGCAGTTCCCTATTctattaaataataaacattatatTATCTGTTTATGGAtcaaagtatattaaaataatttccacttgaataaaaattaaaaagaagaaacaaactctAAAATGTTCTACCTCAcagctaaataaaaatataattgaaatgaATCTTAATTCTAAGCAAAAAACTAAGCTATTAAACTTCTGGAAAAAACACTAAAGTATCGTTTAAACTATAGTTTAAACACTAAACTATAATATTGTATAGTTAGTATGTATTAGAACATATGCTAACTGTACAATATTGATCAATTCTGTTATATCCAAATTAAAAATGTTCTTCAAAGTGTATTattagaatattaaaagcaaGCCACTGACTACAGACTGttactgaaaatataaattaatattgaaaAGACAATAATATGAAGAcaagcaaagtaaaaaataagaaaactatttGAACAGATGTtatcacagaaaataaaagaataattaataagcatatgaaaagatactaaaTTACtattcatcagggaaatgaaaactaAACTAAAACATGAATGAAAAAACACTACACATCtacaaagaagagagaagaaaggaaacagaaatgaaaacttacaacCCAAAGTTTTGAGATAATGTGAGGCAACCAGAGGTCTCACATACAGATAGCTAAAAAAGGTATAAAACTGTCCaatgaatttggaaaacttacaATTTTTATAAAGTCAAGATaacaagccagaaagaaaaacaccaatacagtatactaatgcatatatatggaatttaagggaggagggaggagggttcaggatggggaacacatgtatacttgtggcagattcattttgatacatggcaaaaccaatacaatattgtaaagttaaataaaataaaattaaaaaaaaaagatgttaatgataaccctgtatgcaagacagcaaaagagacacagatgtatggaacagtcttttggactcggtgggggtttgggggagggggtgggatgatttgggagaatggcattgaaacatatataatatcataaatgaaacgaatcgccagtccaagttcgatgcatgatactggttgcttagggctggtgcactgtgaggacccagagggatggtacgaggagggaggaggtaagggggttcaggatggggaacacgtgtatacctgtggtggattcatgttgatgtatggcaaaaccaatacaatattgtaaagtaattaacctccaattaaaataaataaatttatatttaaaaaatatataacacataATTTAATAACTCTAATCTTTGGTGTTTTTACTCAAGATAAAAATAGACATATCCCTACATAATGACTTGTACAAAAATGGGCATAGAGTATTTGTTATTAACAACAAAAACCACAAAATAAGGCAAGTACTCAACCAACTAAAATGAATTGTGATACGTATGCACACAGAGTAGAATACTACTCACCAATAAAATGCAACAAATCACAGATACATGCAGATTAATCTTGAAAATATCTTGAGTAAAAAGAGCCAATATGCATAGAAGAGAAGATGcatatttccatttatataaagttctagAAAAGGAGACTAATCTATAAAGAGATAAAGATAGACCAATAACTGACAGCATAGGGCATGGGAGAATAACTGGCAAAGGCCGTGATAAAAGATTTTAGGATGATTAA is drawn from Bubalus kerabau isolate K-KA32 ecotype Philippines breed swamp buffalo chromosome 5, PCC_UOA_SB_1v2, whole genome shotgun sequence and contains these coding sequences:
- the LOC129653783 gene encoding putative olfactory receptor 8G2, whose protein sequence is MAAGNHSSVTEFILAGLTEQSQLQLPLFLLFLGIYVVTVVGNLGMITLIGLSSHLHTPMYYFLTNLSYIDLCHSTVVTPKMLVNFVTKQNIISYPECMTQLYFFIVFIIAECHMLAAMAYDRYAAICNPLVYNVTMSYHICFCLTVGVYILAIIGSTVHTGFMLRLFFCKNNVVNHYFCDLFPLFELSCSSIYINELLVIFLSAFNLLTPALTILASYIFILSNILQIHSNKGRSKAFSTCSSHLLGVAIFYGSAAFMYLQPSSVSSMDQGKVSSVFYTILVPMLNPLIYSLRNKDVKFALRKILDSRKHS